The following are encoded together in the Falsiruegeria litorea R37 genome:
- a CDS encoding glutamine amidotransferase, translating to MKPFLILQLRPETDASDAEFASILKQTGLSPDRAVRVRLDCEDLPADLTVTDYAGVIVGGGPGCVSDDPATKSELDARVEAAALSLMPQITALDHPFMGCCYGLGILATHLNGDVSKAQYGEPVGPSLCSLTPEGEADPLTAGLKPVFDAYVGHKEAVQRLPEGCVHLVASAPCPIQMVRWGQNVYATQFHPEADAADFEQRINIYRNHGYFPPEDAETLIAACHGADVTEPGKILKRFVERYS from the coding sequence ATGAAACCGTTCTTGATCCTGCAGCTTCGCCCTGAAACCGATGCCTCGGATGCCGAGTTCGCCTCGATCCTCAAGCAGACCGGCCTGTCACCTGACCGCGCGGTCCGTGTGCGGCTGGATTGCGAAGACCTGCCAGCGGACCTGACCGTGACCGACTATGCCGGTGTCATCGTGGGCGGCGGTCCCGGCTGCGTCAGCGACGACCCAGCCACCAAATCGGAACTCGACGCGCGGGTCGAGGCGGCGGCGCTGTCGCTGATGCCGCAAATCACCGCGCTGGATCACCCGTTCATGGGCTGCTGCTACGGTTTAGGCATCCTGGCAACCCATCTGAACGGCGACGTGTCCAAGGCGCAATATGGCGAGCCGGTCGGCCCGTCACTCTGTTCCCTGACACCCGAGGGTGAGGCCGATCCCCTGACCGCAGGGCTCAAGCCGGTGTTCGACGCCTATGTCGGTCACAAGGAAGCAGTGCAGCGCCTACCCGAGGGATGCGTGCATCTGGTGGCCTCGGCCCCCTGCCCGATCCAAATGGTTCGCTGGGGGCAGAACGTCTATGCCACGCAGTTCCACCCCGAGGCCGATGCGGCGGACTTTGAACAGCGCATCAACATCTACCGCAACCATGGCTATTTCCCACCCGAAGACGCCGAGACGCTGATCGCCGCCTGCCACGGCGCCGATGTGACCGAGCCCGGCAAGATCCTGAAACGGTTTGTTGAACGTTACAGTTAG
- a CDS encoding TetR/AcrR family transcriptional regulator, with the protein MARPKMETERKAQILDALERIVLRDGLAKLTLAKVAEEAGLPRSLLRYFAGNKIDLVLLLFDRMIERGEAKLEQLEQVRQEGLSAPKLVDLVLDELLGDEDLSLMVDELWPYAALDDRIQERLRGLYQRLCLELSTHMAADGIGNSDQDRERRAYGIVSMGFGAAFFVDIGFMPPNPDALRKVAHQLLLSDGPD; encoded by the coding sequence ATGGCACGCCCCAAAATGGAAACCGAACGCAAGGCGCAGATCCTGGATGCGTTGGAGCGCATCGTTCTGCGCGATGGTTTGGCCAAGCTGACACTGGCCAAAGTGGCCGAAGAGGCGGGCTTGCCGCGTTCGCTGTTGCGGTACTTTGCCGGCAATAAGATCGACCTGGTGCTGCTGCTCTTTGACCGGATGATTGAACGGGGTGAGGCCAAGCTGGAACAGCTGGAGCAGGTCAGACAGGAAGGCCTGAGCGCCCCAAAGCTGGTTGATCTCGTACTGGATGAATTGCTGGGCGACGAAGATCTGAGCCTGATGGTGGATGAGCTTTGGCCCTATGCCGCGCTGGATGATCGCATTCAAGAGCGGTTGCGAGGGCTCTATCAGCGCCTGTGCCTCGAACTGTCCACCCATATGGCAGCAGATGGCATTGGCAACAGCGACCAGGACCGCGAGCGGCGCGCCTACGGTATCGTGTCCATGGGATTTGGCGCCGCCTTTTTTGTGGACATTGGATTTATGCCGCCCAACCCGGATGCGCTGCGCAAGGTTGCGCATCAACTGTTGTTGTCGGACGGACCGGACTGA
- a CDS encoding YebC/PmpR family DNA-binding transcriptional regulator, with translation MAGHSKWANIQHRKGRQDALRSKLFSKLSKEITVAAKMGDPDPEKNPRLRLAVKEAKSQSVPKDVIDRAIKKSQAGEGDDYEEIRYEGYGPNGVAVIVEAMTDNRNRTASTVRSTFSKNGGNLGETGSVGFMFDRKGEVVYNADAGDADTVFEAAIEAGAEDCESSDDGHIIYCADSDLNDVSNALEEALGESESTKLVWKPTTTTELDLEGMQKLMKLIDALEDDDDIQRVTANFEASDEVMEQL, from the coding sequence ATGGCCGGCCACTCAAAATGGGCAAACATTCAGCACCGCAAGGGCCGTCAGGATGCTTTGCGGTCCAAGCTGTTTTCCAAACTGTCCAAAGAGATCACCGTGGCCGCCAAAATGGGCGATCCGGACCCCGAGAAAAACCCGCGTCTGCGCCTGGCCGTGAAAGAGGCCAAATCGCAGTCCGTGCCCAAGGACGTGATTGATCGCGCGATCAAGAAATCGCAGGCGGGCGAAGGCGACGACTACGAAGAAATCCGGTACGAGGGCTACGGTCCCAATGGCGTGGCTGTCATCGTCGAGGCGATGACCGACAACCGCAACCGCACCGCATCGACCGTGCGCTCGACGTTTTCCAAAAACGGCGGCAACCTGGGCGAAACCGGCTCGGTCGGCTTCATGTTCGACCGCAAGGGCGAGGTTGTCTACAACGCCGATGCAGGCGATGCCGACACCGTGTTCGAGGCCGCGATTGAGGCAGGCGCCGAGGATTGCGAAAGCTCGGACGATGGCCACATCATCTATTGCGCGGATAGCGACCTGAACGACGTGTCGAACGCGCTGGAAGAGGCACTGGGCGAGTCTGAATCGACCAAGCTGGTGTGGAAACCCACCACCACCACCGAGTTGGACCTGGAAGGCATGCAAAAGCTGATGAAGCTGATTGATGCGCTCGAAGACGACGACGACATTCAGCGCGTCACCGCCAACTTCGAGGCCTCGGACGAGGTGATGGAGCAGCTTTAA
- a CDS encoding SLC13 family permease — translation MTTDQIILFSLFGLVFAFLLWGRFRYDLVAFSALMLGVVLGVVPVADAFSGFGHPATIVVALVLVVSAGLVRSGAVFLITRTLVDASRGLGAHIALMGGIGAVLSAFMNNVAALALLMPVDIQTARKAGRVPGLSLMPLSFATILGGMATLIGTPPNIIIASIRAEAVGEPFAMFDFAPVGGIAAIAGLIFVALIGWRLIPTRGDDQEHAEALAQYIAELTVPEDSPHIGKRLAELDETAEKTDVAILGLIRDGKRRYGRAANAILRAGDALVLEAVPEALDEFRTALNLDFSDSRRQEVLKAAGDGLEVIEVVATEHSRITGKTSQSIGLAWRQSTVLMGISRQGKRITKQVRKTQVEAGDILLLMVPRDRGPDVTEWLGCLPLAERGLSVTANEKVWLAIGLFAAAVIAASVGLLYLPIALGLVVVGYVLTKILPIAEIYDHIEWPVVVLLGSMIPLGAALESSGGTELIAGSLISLTNGLPAWAILTVLMVVTMTLSDVLNNTATTIVAAPVGIQMANTLGVSPDPFLMAVAVAASAAFLTPIGHKNNTLILGPGGYRFGDYWRMGLPLEVLVVAVSIPSILVFWPM, via the coding sequence ATGACGACAGATCAGATCATTTTGTTTTCGCTCTTTGGCTTGGTGTTTGCGTTCCTTCTATGGGGTCGGTTCAGGTACGATCTGGTGGCCTTTTCGGCGCTGATGCTGGGCGTCGTTCTGGGCGTGGTTCCCGTTGCAGACGCGTTTTCCGGTTTTGGCCACCCCGCGACCATCGTAGTTGCACTGGTGCTGGTCGTCTCGGCCGGTCTGGTGCGATCCGGCGCGGTCTTTCTGATCACCCGCACGCTGGTCGATGCCTCACGGGGCCTTGGCGCGCACATTGCACTGATGGGCGGGATCGGGGCGGTTCTGTCGGCTTTCATGAACAACGTCGCCGCCCTCGCCCTGTTGATGCCCGTCGACATTCAGACCGCGCGCAAGGCGGGGCGCGTGCCGGGGCTGAGCCTGATGCCGCTGAGCTTTGCCACCATCCTGGGCGGCATGGCCACGCTCATTGGTACGCCGCCCAACATCATCATCGCCTCGATCCGGGCCGAGGCAGTGGGGGAACCCTTTGCCATGTTCGACTTTGCCCCGGTGGGTGGGATTGCGGCCATCGCGGGCTTGATTTTTGTCGCCCTGATCGGTTGGCGTCTGATCCCGACACGCGGCGATGATCAGGAACACGCCGAGGCCTTGGCGCAGTACATCGCCGAGCTGACCGTACCCGAAGACAGTCCCCACATCGGCAAGCGCTTGGCCGAGCTGGACGAGACTGCCGAAAAAACCGACGTGGCCATTCTGGGCCTGATCCGCGACGGCAAACGCCGCTATGGCCGCGCGGCAAACGCCATCCTGCGGGCAGGCGATGCGCTGGTGTTGGAGGCTGTGCCCGAGGCGCTGGATGAGTTCCGCACCGCCCTGAACCTCGACTTCTCGGACAGCCGCCGACAAGAGGTGTTGAAAGCCGCAGGTGACGGCCTGGAAGTGATCGAGGTGGTCGCAACCGAGCACAGCCGGATCACCGGCAAGACCTCGCAATCCATCGGGCTGGCCTGGCGGCAGAGCACCGTGCTGATGGGCATCTCGCGCCAGGGCAAACGGATCACCAAACAGGTCCGAAAGACCCAGGTCGAAGCAGGTGACATCCTGCTGCTGATGGTGCCTCGCGACCGGGGACCGGATGTGACCGAATGGCTGGGCTGCCTCCCACTGGCTGAACGCGGGCTGAGTGTGACGGCCAACGAAAAAGTCTGGCTCGCCATCGGCCTTTTTGCGGCGGCCGTGATTGCGGCCTCAGTTGGTTTGCTCTACCTGCCGATTGCCCTGGGGTTGGTGGTCGTGGGCTATGTCCTGACTAAAATCTTGCCGATTGCCGAGATTTACGATCACATCGAATGGCCTGTTGTGGTGCTGCTTGGGTCAATGATCCCTTTAGGGGCAGCCTTGGAAAGTTCGGGCGGAACTGAACTCATTGCAGGCAGCCTGATCTCTCTGACAAATGGCCTGCCTGCCTGGGCAATCCTGACCGTTCTGATGGTTGTGACCATGACCCTGTCGGATGTGCTCAACAACACTGCCACCACCATCGTGGCTGCGCCGGTGGGCATCCAGATGGCCAACACGTTGGGCGTTTCCCCCGATCCGTTCCTGATGGCGGTGGCGGTGGCGGCATCGGCGGCTTTCCTGACCCCCATCGGGCACAAGAACAACACGCTGATCCTTGGCCCCGGCGGTTATCGCTTTGGCGATTATTGGCGCATGGGCCTGCCGCTTGAGGTGCTGGTCGTCGCCGTGTCCATCCCGTCCATTCTGGTCTTCTGGCCAATGTAA
- a CDS encoding serine hydrolase domain-containing protein — MKWIERGAVAIVALALIGGAVFWDKIQDVRALMAYSAVFEPENIDQNFRTLYETYPSITIKRSGPVADFEVQEQANILPATFTYEGQELPTQKLFDAFHWTGLAVLKDGKLIHEAYARGNSAETHHIEMSVTKSLTSILVGVAHDAGDLDVDAQVTSYVPELNNSGYDGVTVQQVLDMTSGIRYVEDYDDLNSDIVQTVVAMLRGSLDEFSTTIVREREPGTFNQYASIETQVLAWVLRRATGQDYAQYFHDKLWAKIGAEGDALMLVDQTGEPVAFGGANLRLRDLARVGQMVLNGGVSMTGERVVSAVWLQQSVTTDTPQSMPGDHAASDFLLGYKNQWWIPVDRDGGDFMAIGIYGQFLYINPGRGVVIAMNAAYPEYNEKPETEMQMVSALQAIAKHVSPDS; from the coding sequence ATGAAATGGATCGAACGCGGGGCAGTTGCCATAGTGGCACTGGCCCTGATCGGCGGAGCTGTGTTTTGGGACAAGATACAGGACGTGCGCGCCCTGATGGCCTATTCAGCTGTTTTTGAACCCGAAAACATCGATCAGAACTTTCGCACGCTCTATGAAACCTACCCCTCGATCACCATCAAACGGAGCGGTCCCGTAGCCGATTTCGAGGTGCAGGAGCAGGCCAATATCCTGCCCGCAACGTTCACCTACGAGGGGCAGGAACTGCCCACCCAAAAGCTGTTCGATGCCTTCCATTGGACCGGTCTGGCGGTACTGAAGGATGGAAAGCTGATCCACGAGGCTTATGCCCGTGGCAACAGCGCCGAGACCCACCATATCGAAATGTCGGTGACCAAATCGCTGACCTCGATCCTTGTGGGCGTTGCCCATGATGCCGGCGACCTGGATGTGGATGCGCAGGTGACCAGCTACGTTCCCGAGTTGAATAACAGCGGATACGACGGCGTCACCGTTCAGCAAGTGCTCGATATGACTTCGGGCATTCGGTATGTCGAGGACTACGACGATCTGAACTCGGACATCGTGCAGACGGTGGTCGCGATGCTGCGCGGCTCGCTTGATGAGTTTTCGACCACCATCGTGCGCGAGCGCGAGCCGGGGACGTTCAATCAATACGCCAGTATTGAGACGCAAGTGCTGGCCTGGGTGCTGCGTCGGGCGACCGGGCAGGACTATGCCCAGTACTTCCATGACAAGCTTTGGGCCAAGATCGGAGCTGAAGGGGATGCGCTGATGCTGGTGGACCAGACGGGCGAGCCGGTGGCCTTTGGCGGGGCCAACCTGCGCCTGCGTGATCTGGCGCGCGTTGGTCAGATGGTGTTGAACGGGGGCGTCTCGATGACAGGTGAGCGGGTGGTCTCGGCGGTTTGGTTGCAGCAATCCGTCACCACGGATACCCCACAATCAATGCCGGGGGATCACGCGGCCTCGGACTTTCTGCTGGGGTACAAGAACCAGTGGTGGATTCCCGTTGACCGTGATGGCGGCGATTTCATGGCGATCGGGATTTATGGTCAGTTCCTCTACATCAACCCAGGCAGGGGCGTGGTGATAGCGATGAATGCAGCCTATCCTGAGTACAACGAAAAGCCCGAAACCGAGATGCAGATGGTGTCGGCCTTGCAAGCGATTGCCAAACATGTGAGCCCGGACAGCTGA
- a CDS encoding FAD-binding dehydrogenase — MTTNTADAIIVGGGLAGLAAAAELGDRGKKVIVLDQEPEQFLGGQAFWSLGGLFMVDTPEQRRMGIKDNADLALRDWMGSAQFDRPEDAWPRKWAEAYVEFAAGEMRPWLHDMGLRWFPVVGWAERGGSYANGHGNSVPRFHITWGTGPGVIEHFVRRVREHASNGLIDLRFRHQASHIIMQNGAASGVSGEVLSDDGADRGQKTNRDEVGEFEVYAPSVIVTSGGIGGNFELVRKSWPRDRLGEPPQEMVAGVPFHVDGRMIAISEKAGGHVINGDRMWHYTEGVKNWDPIWPSHGIRILPGPSSMWFDATGNRLEPPCLPGFDTLTTLKEILKTGYEYSWFVLTQKVIKKEFALSGSEQNPDFTSAKWSEVIRQRILSGKNATAPVEAFKEKGEDFVVANTLGDLVRGMNQLGGNLIDEDHLRAQIEARDAQMDNPFTKDAQIMAIHAARNYRGDRLIRTAKPHKFLDPSNGPLIAVKLHILTRKTLGGLQTNLDSQMLGADGQVVPGLFAAGEVAGFGGGGYHGYNALEGTFLGGCIFSGRNAGRSRAIA; from the coding sequence ATGACCACCAACACCGCAGATGCAATCATCGTGGGCGGGGGGCTGGCCGGGCTGGCCGCTGCTGCTGAACTGGGTGACCGGGGCAAAAAGGTCATCGTGCTAGACCAAGAGCCCGAGCAATTCCTGGGCGGGCAGGCCTTTTGGTCCCTGGGTGGCCTGTTTATGGTCGACACCCCCGAACAGCGCCGCATGGGGATCAAGGACAATGCCGATCTGGCCTTGCGCGACTGGATGGGCAGCGCTCAGTTCGACCGGCCCGAAGACGCATGGCCCCGCAAATGGGCCGAAGCCTATGTAGAATTTGCTGCTGGCGAGATGCGCCCTTGGCTGCACGACATGGGCCTGCGCTGGTTTCCGGTTGTGGGCTGGGCCGAGCGTGGCGGATCATATGCCAATGGTCACGGCAACTCTGTCCCACGGTTCCACATCACCTGGGGCACTGGCCCAGGCGTCATCGAGCATTTCGTGCGCCGTGTGCGCGAACACGCCAGCAACGGGCTGATCGACCTGCGGTTCCGCCATCAGGCCAGCCACATCATTATGCAAAACGGTGCAGCCAGTGGCGTCTCGGGTGAGGTGCTGTCTGACGACGGAGCAGACCGTGGCCAGAAAACCAACCGTGACGAGGTCGGCGAGTTCGAAGTCTATGCCCCATCCGTCATCGTCACCTCGGGCGGCATCGGCGGCAATTTCGAACTTGTGCGCAAATCCTGGCCGCGTGATCGTCTGGGCGAGCCACCGCAAGAGATGGTCGCAGGTGTCCCCTTTCACGTCGACGGCCGCATGATCGCAATCAGCGAAAAGGCCGGCGGCCATGTGATCAACGGCGACCGCATGTGGCATTACACCGAGGGCGTCAAAAACTGGGATCCGATCTGGCCCAGCCACGGCATCCGCATTCTACCCGGCCCAAGCTCGATGTGGTTTGATGCCACCGGCAACCGGCTGGAGCCACCCTGCTTGCCGGGCTTTGACACGCTGACCACGCTCAAAGAGATCCTGAAAACGGGCTATGAATACAGCTGGTTCGTTTTGACCCAGAAGGTGATCAAGAAGGAATTTGCGCTGTCAGGCAGCGAACAAAACCCTGACTTCACCTCTGCCAAATGGTCGGAAGTTATCCGCCAGCGTATCCTGTCCGGCAAAAACGCCACCGCCCCGGTTGAGGCGTTCAAGGAAAAGGGCGAGGATTTTGTTGTCGCCAACACCCTGGGCGATCTGGTGCGCGGGATGAACCAGTTGGGTGGCAACCTGATTGACGAGGATCACCTGCGCGCCCAGATCGAAGCGCGCGATGCGCAAATGGACAACCCGTTCACCAAGGACGCGCAGATCATGGCCATCCATGCGGCGCGCAACTATCGCGGCGACCGGCTGATCCGGACGGCCAAGCCGCATAAGTTCCTGGATCCATCCAACGGCCCCCTCATTGCGGTGAAGCTGCACATCCTGACGCGCAAGACGCTTGGGGGATTGCAGACCAACCTCGACAGTCAGATGCTGGGCGCAGACGGCCAAGTCGTTCCGGGCCTCTTTGCCGCGGGCGAGGTCGCAGGTTTCGGCGGTGGCGGCTACCACGGCTACAACGCTTTGGAGGGCACCTTCCTGGGCGGCTGCATCTTCTCAGGTCGCAACGCAGGCCGCTCGCGCGCCATCGCTTGA
- a CDS encoding bile acid:sodium symporter family protein, which translates to MDFLINVGLPLSLAIIMLSLGIGLEAADFRRVLTRRFPFAIGAISQVILLPIVTFALVTAFAFPPEIAVGFMLLSFCPGGVTSNILAKLAKGDVALSVTLTAVISLLSILTVPVLAAWSVTHFMGEAAPEVSISGLAIAMFLITTLPVAIGVTVRHYFKGAAMAIDGPLSKLATVLFVLIVIAALAGNWQLFIDNLGVMGAGLISLNVILLLMGLGLARIAGLGWTETKTIAIETGIQNSALGITLAALITATTTGLSPLALPAAVYGITMYFVSLPFIFWFRSR; encoded by the coding sequence TTGGACTTTCTGATCAATGTGGGGCTGCCGCTGTCGTTGGCCATCATCATGCTGTCACTGGGCATCGGGCTGGAAGCGGCGGACTTCAGGCGCGTCCTGACCCGCAGGTTTCCCTTTGCCATCGGCGCCATCAGCCAGGTGATCCTACTGCCCATCGTGACCTTTGCCCTGGTCACCGCCTTTGCCTTTCCACCCGAGATTGCCGTGGGCTTCATGCTGCTCAGTTTTTGCCCCGGTGGAGTAACCAGCAACATTCTGGCCAAGCTGGCCAAGGGCGACGTGGCGCTTTCGGTGACACTGACCGCCGTCATCAGCCTGTTGTCGATCCTGACGGTGCCGGTGCTGGCCGCCTGGTCGGTGACCCATTTCATGGGTGAGGCCGCGCCCGAGGTGTCGATCAGTGGTCTGGCAATTGCCATGTTCCTGATCACCACCCTGCCCGTCGCCATCGGTGTCACGGTGCGGCACTACTTCAAGGGCGCAGCCATGGCCATTGACGGGCCGCTGTCCAAACTGGCGACCGTGCTCTTTGTCCTGATCGTCATCGCCGCCCTGGCGGGCAACTGGCAACTGTTCATCGACAATCTGGGCGTCATGGGGGCCGGTCTGATTTCACTCAACGTGATTCTGTTGCTGATGGGCCTGGGTTTGGCACGCATAGCGGGACTTGGCTGGACCGAGACCAAGACGATCGCGATCGAAACCGGCATCCAGAACTCGGCCCTTGGCATCACGCTGGCCGCGCTGATCACCGCCACAACCACGGGCCTAAGCCCCTTGGCCCTGCCCGCCGCCGTCTATGGGATCACGATGTATTTCGTCTCCCTCCCATTCATCTTCTGGTTTCGCAGCCGCTGA
- a CDS encoding cupin domain-containing protein, which produces MSHDGYLLTAQAIAAMAGTAKTHFLNPNAQRINKSLGDVTGLTGIGVHIIEVEPDRDTTEYHVHHFEDECVYVLSGQAVSIIDGEEQTVSPGDFIGYRKGGHAHGLRNDGPDLLRVLVIGQRLAHDVGDYPNKGKRIYRNEGLEWDYVDHSAIKNP; this is translated from the coding sequence ATGAGCCACGACGGCTATCTGCTGACCGCCCAAGCCATCGCCGCGATGGCAGGAACAGCAAAGACCCATTTCCTGAACCCCAACGCGCAGCGGATTAACAAATCCCTGGGCGATGTCACCGGCCTGACCGGCATTGGCGTGCACATCATCGAGGTCGAGCCGGACCGCGATACCACCGAATACCACGTGCATCATTTCGAGGATGAATGCGTCTATGTCCTGTCCGGTCAGGCGGTCTCGATCATCGACGGTGAAGAGCAGACCGTGAGCCCCGGCGACTTCATTGGCTACCGCAAGGGCGGCCATGCGCACGGGCTGCGCAACGATGGCCCGGACCTGCTGCGGGTGCTGGTGATCGGGCAGCGGTTGGCGCACGACGTCGGCGATTACCCCAACAAGGGCAAGCGCATCTACCGTAATGAGGGGTTGGAATGGGACTATGTCGATCACTCGGCCATCAAGAACCCCTGA
- a CDS encoding TPM domain-containing protein, translating into MTSRDFRVALMIVAAVVFVGWAIGYGIGVMTKPATVVAPAPPTQPLKAEHRKRPTKITTATGAQLPGYSDVYVNDYVDLLTDEAEERIRAKFIELYDRTGVEMTLLTIQDMGFYGHSGDIRSFATATFNEWGVGNATRNDGVLILISRYDREMWIALGDGYDSSWDARMQRVVDNGFLPWFRADQYEAGLEKGTDETVREVSGVYPGQWDAGSFQRGVSWLWRKIQAIGHGLLGLVLVPIGGFVWWLRKYMRNRPRPCTHCGAMMERAGEEAEDAHLDGGQQLEEYLKSVDYDVWHCRSCGHMDINRYRSWFSGYGACPQCNYRTLSTTSTVLSAATKSSTGRKRVDYDCKHCGHHDSEVRTIPKLSDSSSSGGSSRSSFGGGSSSGGGAGGSW; encoded by the coding sequence ATGACCAGCCGTGATTTTCGTGTGGCACTGATGATCGTCGCAGCCGTCGTTTTTGTCGGCTGGGCGATTGGCTATGGCATCGGGGTGATGACAAAACCCGCCACAGTGGTCGCACCCGCGCCGCCCACCCAGCCGCTGAAAGCCGAGCACCGCAAGCGCCCGACCAAGATCACCACTGCAACGGGTGCGCAATTGCCAGGCTACAGCGATGTCTATGTGAACGACTATGTTGACTTGCTGACGGACGAAGCCGAGGAGCGGATTCGGGCCAAGTTCATCGAGCTCTATGATCGCACAGGGGTCGAAATGACCCTGCTGACCATTCAGGACATGGGGTTCTATGGGCATTCCGGCGACATCCGATCCTTTGCCACCGCCACGTTCAACGAATGGGGCGTGGGCAATGCGACGCGCAACGATGGCGTGCTGATCTTGATCTCGCGCTATGACCGCGAGATGTGGATCGCGCTTGGCGATGGGTATGACAGCAGCTGGGACGCGCGGATGCAGCGCGTCGTCGACAACGGGTTCCTGCCGTGGTTCCGGGCCGATCAGTATGAGGCGGGGCTGGAAAAGGGCACGGATGAGACTGTGCGAGAAGTTTCCGGCGTCTATCCCGGGCAGTGGGACGCGGGATCGTTTCAGCGGGGTGTAAGTTGGCTGTGGCGCAAGATCCAAGCGATTGGACACGGGCTGTTGGGGCTGGTGCTTGTCCCGATTGGTGGCTTTGTCTGGTGGCTGCGGAAGTACATGCGCAACCGTCCGCGTCCTTGTACGCACTGCGGCGCGATGATGGAGCGTGCAGGCGAAGAGGCCGAGGATGCCCATCTGGACGGGGGGCAGCAGCTTGAGGAATACCTGAAATCCGTTGACTACGACGTCTGGCATTGCCGGTCCTGCGGGCACATGGACATCAACCGCTATCGCAGCTGGTTCTCGGGTTATGGCGCCTGTCCGCAATGCAACTATCGCACGCTGTCGACCACCAGCACGGTGCTGAGTGCTGCCACCAAATCCAGCACGGGCCGCAAGCGGGTAGATTACGACTGCAAGCACTGTGGCCATCACGACAGCGAGGTGCGCACGATCCCGAAGCTGTCCGACAGCTCCAGCTCGGGCGGGTCCAGCCGGTCGAGTTTCGGTGGTGGTTCGTCCTCTGGCGGTGGGGCCGGAGGGAGCTGGTAG
- a CDS encoding META domain-containing protein → MVSLVFWFGALVAAVSGTLSGSVSNVDPIDLLKPSEMTVKLVVNADDGDSARIVASTRIPVAMLPAVFDLTFDDDMIDKNDHATVEVEIASDGGLLFANFAAVPVDIDVAEEPVEITVFLLLNDLLSGRWQVTELSGTPLNMSWRPHIAFTGAGTFEVTAGCNTLSGVAQTKQNLLRPNEVLFPVETAGTLLACQAHLATLERAFLNDLQDVRHYQQEGLDLTLFDKAETAIMRLRFIRS, encoded by the coding sequence GTGGTGTCGCTGGTCTTTTGGTTCGGCGCTTTGGTCGCGGCGGTTTCTGGTACCCTTTCGGGGTCCGTGTCTAACGTGGACCCAATTGACCTGCTTAAACCGTCAGAGATGACAGTGAAATTGGTGGTCAATGCAGACGACGGTGACAGCGCGCGCATTGTCGCCAGCACGCGAATTCCGGTCGCGATGCTTCCGGCGGTGTTTGATCTGACCTTTGACGACGACATGATCGACAAAAACGATCATGCGACGGTCGAGGTTGAAATCGCGTCGGATGGCGGACTGTTGTTTGCTAATTTTGCCGCCGTCCCGGTTGATATTGATGTGGCGGAGGAGCCCGTCGAAATCACAGTGTTCCTTTTGCTCAATGACCTGCTCAGTGGCCGCTGGCAAGTGACCGAGCTTAGCGGAACGCCGCTGAACATGTCTTGGAGACCACATATCGCTTTCACCGGAGCAGGGACGTTCGAGGTGACGGCAGGGTGCAACACACTCTCCGGGGTTGCCCAGACGAAGCAAAATCTACTGCGCCCTAACGAGGTGCTGTTCCCGGTTGAAACCGCCGGAACGCTGCTGGCCTGTCAGGCGCATCTGGCGACCTTGGAGCGCGCGTTTCTGAATGACTTGCAGGATGTCCGGCATTATCAGCAAGAGGGTCTCGACCTTACCCTTTTTGATAAGGCCGAGACTGCGATCATGCGGTTGCGTTTCATACGCTCCTGA